Genomic window (Thermococcus sp.):
ATAAGCCGAGGCGAATAATAAACCTTCCGATTCACTCAAGGCCTCTTCCCGGAGTGGCAACCGATAAACTTTTATATACCTTTAGCGCCAGTTAAGTACAGAAAATTGTACTACAAAAATCTGTACCCGGTGGTAGCATGGACGACCTGAGGGCCCAGCTTGAGGAGCTGAAGAAGAGGCTGGAACTCCTTGAAGAAAATATAGACCCGGTTGACGAGGTCATGCTCTCCATAAAGGCCCGCCTGCGGAGGAAGCTTGAGGGGGGCAAACTTCCCGAACTCGACGAGGAGAAAGCGGCAAAGACCCTCAAGGCTTTGGCGAATCCCGACAGGATTAGGATACTCAAGATGCTCTCCGAGAGGCCGATGGGGTTCAAGGAGATAAAGGAGGCTTTGGGCGTTGAGAGCCCAACGGTTTCTCACCACCTCAAGCTCCTCACGAAGACTGGGATGGTGAGGAAGGGTGAAAGATACGAGATCTCTCCAAACGGACGTTTGTTTCTGCGTTTGCTTGAGATAATCACCGCCCTTGAGGAGGTGGAAGAATGAGCAACTGGTGGGTTTATGGCTTTCCTGAAGAGGAAGGGCTCAGGTTTAAGCTGGCCGATGCCCTTAAGAAGATAGTTGCAGTCCTCATAATCCTCTGGATCTTTAAGGGCCCCCTCAGGCTTGAGTCCTATACGGAGTACATAGTCTGGTCAGCGATAGGCCTCATCTTCGCCTACGAACTGCTGAGCGTCGGGAAGTGGGTTGGGGTTACCGTCTCTGGAGTCATCTTCGCCCTTGCCAAGGCCTTCTTCTGGGTCTCGGTCCTGCTCTTCGTGGGCAGGTGGATAGGATTACCTGAGAGTCTGAGCGGTGAGAAAGCTTTCCTTACCGCTGGCACGGCCTTCGCCTACTCGGTAGTCCTGGCCATAGCCGGTCTGCTCATCGGAAGTGGCCCCTTCGGAAGGTTGGGCTCGAAGAGATGGTTCACGGTCGAGAAGAAGGCCTACTCCTTCAGCGGAGCGGACTTTGGAGGTGTTAAGCTAAGCGGAAGCGGGAAGGCCTATCCCGTTAAAGTTGGAAGGAAGATCGTCGGCTGGGTGATTGATGGGGAGCTTGAGGTCGAGGCCGAGACACCACTCGGCAGGGTCAGGAAGCTCCTAAGCTCGCCGGTCGTGGTGTGGACTTCGAGGAAGCTCGGCGGTGCGAAGGAGAAGGCCGATCCTGCCTTCGTCGAGAGGGTTCAGACCATGCTCGACCCCGACAGACTCTACAGGAACAGGGAACGCGCCAAAGTCGTTGATCTGGGCATCATTAAGGTCTACGAGGGGGACGGCTTCCAGTACGTCAAGTTGCCCTTTATTGAGGTCATCGAGACGCCCCACGGCGAGAGGGTGAAGGTCGGCCCGATCCACGTCCACGAGGGCAAACCGGTAGCTCCTGAGGAGATGGTGACGATCAGAGAACTGGGAAACGGCTTCCAGCTCACCAAAACCGGCGACAGACTGGCCATAGAGACGGAGGAGTACAGCATTGAGGTGGTCGGTAGTTCAGTCACCTACAGGAGTGGAGAAGATACGCTGAGGCTTTCAAGGGACTACGTCTCCCTGAAATCCGGTGAGCTCTCGATAACCGTCGGCAAAAAGAGGGCGAAGCTCAGGATAGACGACACGGTAATTTCCGCCTCGGAGGGAAAGGTCAGGATAAGGGCCGGCGGAAGGGACTACACGATAGAGAGCGGAGAAGCCTGCCAGCTGGTCATAAGGAAAGCTAAGGAGATAATTGAGGAGCAGAGCGCCGAGCTGATCGAAGGCTTTAGCGTGAACAGGGCAAAGCTCAACGCGCGCGTCAAGGAGCTGATAGACGAGCTGATGGCCTATCTCGGGTGATGAGGATGATCTTTGAAAACGTGAAGGAAGTCGAGATAAAGGCCGTGAACGGAAGGCTGAACATTGAGGGCTGGGAGCAAAGCCACGTGGAAGTCGATTACACAAAGTATGGTGATGTGGACGTTAAGGTCAAGCAGAGGGGGAGCAGGCTCATCATAAAAGAGGAGCCGAAGAAGAGGTTTCTCAATTTTCTCGGGAAAAGCGGATGGGCCGAGATAAACCTGAAGGTGCCCAGAGACGTAATTATAAACGCCAGGAACGTGAACGGTGAACTTAAAGCCAGGGGAGTGCGCTTTGCTGGAGCAACGACGGTTAACGGGGATATTCACCTTGAGAACTGCGAAGCTGAAAAGCTCTCCACGGTAAACGGTGGGATAAGGGCTCACCTGAGGGTCGCTAGTTTTCTCAAGGCCTCAACCGTGAACGGAAACCTTGATATAACGCTGGATGATCTTGATGGTGACGTTGAGCTGAGCAGCGTCAACGGTGATGTAATCCTTCACCTCACCGATCTCTGCGACGCGAAAATAGTAACCAAAAGCGTGCATGGAGACATCGAGTTTAATGGAATAGACCCGGAGAACCCTGTAATTGGAATCGGCGACTACGAGGTCAAGGTGAGCACGGTAAACGGGGACGTGATGATAGAACTGGTCTGAGCTTTCTCGTTTTACATTAGCCAACCACATAAACACAACGGGGAGAGAACATGAGCCTCAACAGAAACTTCTGGCTCTTCGCTTTCGGAAGGTTCGTCTCCCAGCTCGGCTGGGCGGTTCAGGACGTAGCGTTGCCCCTTTACGTTCTGGATAAGACGCACAGTGGAAGCATGATGACGACCTTCATCTTAGCGGAGATGATACCCGCTTTACTCGTCATGCCCTTTGCGGGCGTAATAGGCGACCGCTACAACAGGAAGCACCTAATGGTCGGCTTCGACCTCGCGCGAGGGATTCTGCTCTTCGGCATTTTGGCCTTTAACTTCATTGGGATTTACCAGCTCCTCGTCGTCCAGGTAGTTATGGCCACGATGGGGGCGTTCTTTGGAGCATCAACGGGCGCGATGTTTCCGGATCTGGTTGAGCCGGACGAGCTTGAGAGGGCCAACTCCATAACGAGTTCCTTCAACATCTTCGCCAGACTTGTTGGCCCGGCATTGGGAGGTTTCATCTATGCAATCGGCGGCATTGCCTTAGCCCTCCTCGTCAACGCGGTCAGCTTCTTCGGTTCCGGTCTCTTTGAAATCCTCATCAAATACGAGTGGAAGGCCAAGGAACTTGAGGGTCTCGGCCAGGTTGTTTCCGACATAAGGGAGGGGGTAGCCTTCATCCGCTCCAACCGCTACCTCTGGACTCTCATGGGCTTTGCGATATTCATGATAGCCTTTGCACAGCCATTTGGAGCTGTTCTAATGCCCTACGCGATGAGGGAAATCCTGAAGTTCTCAAGCTACCAGTTCGGCCTCCAGCAGAGCGCCTTTATGGTCGGAGCTTTGATTGGAAACGCGCTGATAGCGGCGAAGTTCGGCAAAAAGGCCGGGAAATACATCTTCCACGCCCTCCTCTTCGACGGCGTCATGATACTGGTCTTCACGTGGCTCATAAGTCCGTTTGCCGGCCTCTCCACGGCCTCTGCCTTCCTCCTCTTGGCGGGCGTTAACGTCCTCTGGGGGGCGGTTGAGGCCTTCCTCAACGTGCCGATAAACTCGAAAATACAGCGCGCCGTGCCGAGCGAGGTTCGCGGAAGGGTTTTCTCTGCAATGGCCGTTCTCATGCATTCCGCCGGTCCTCTCGGCCTCCTCGCGGTCGGTCCGCTCCTCGACAGGTTTTCCGCGTGGATGGTCTCTCTAGGTCTCTGGGTTGGTATGGGCGCGGTGGTGCTCTACTACTGGATGAAGCACCGGGAAATCCTCGCGGGAGAAGATGGGAGCGGCAGAGGAGAAAGTGGAGAAAACAAGCCGGGGGTCACCTGACCTCCTTGACCTTCCCCTCCCTCTTCTCGATAACGCGCGCCATTATGAAGAGCAGGTCGCTGAGCCTGTTGAGGTAGACGAGGGCGTTTTTTCCAAAGCCGTAGTCGAGGACGAGCTTGGCAACCTTCCTCTCGGCCCTTCTGGCTATAGTCCTGCAGATGTCCAGCTTTGCGCTCGCTATCGTTGAACCGGGAAGAATGAAGGCCTTCATCTGGAACTCTTCCTCGTACTTCGCTATCAGCTCCTCCATCCACCTGACTTCCTCCTCGCCGACCTTGACGTACTTCCCCTTGCTGGCAAGCTCGCCCATGATGCCGTAGAGCTGGACCTGTATCTTCTCCAGTATATCAGCCATCTCCTCCGGAACGTAGTGCTTCGCCTCCCCGAGGAAGCTGTCAAGCTCGTCTATCGTTCCGTTGGCCTCCATTATCGGCGAATACTTCGCGACGCGGTCGCCGGTGAAGAGGCCCGTCAAACCCTTGTCTCCGGTTTTTGTTGTAATGGACATTGTAATCACCCCCAGTGTTAACTCTCTTAACTTTATTAGGCTTCCGGAAAGCTTTTTTAAGTAAAAGCCCTACTTAACTGGGTGATACCATGAGGCGGATGGCCATTCTCATTGTAATTCTTCTTGTTGTAGGGGCCGTACCTTTCTCGGCGCTTAAACCAGCAGCCGCTGCAGTGCCCTCAAAAACTGTCCAGATAGTCGCCTCTGCCGACGCGTACAGTTCCTACAAGTACGGCAAGTACTACAAGTGGTACAGCTACCATGAGTACAAGGGAAAATACGAAGTGGCCGTTGGCAATACAAGTTATTATGCAAAGGAACGCTCATACTTCCGCTTTGACCTCTCCGAGATTCCCTCTATCGCCGATATCCAGAGTGCCCAAGTTTGCGTTTACGTTGCTTATATCAAGTACCGCTCACCACTGATGAACGTTGGAATATACAACATAACCAACGACTGGAACGAAAACTATACCAAACCGGCTCCGGTGCCCGGAGAGCTCCTCTACAACACAACACTCAAGAAGGGATGGGTATGCTTTGACGTCACCGATTACATAAAGGGCAAGTTCCCGGCCGAGAAGACCTTCAGCTTTGTTCTCAAGCTCGTTGATGAGAGCATCAGCAACTACGCTTGGATTTACTCCCGGGAGAACTCCTACGACAGGCCACATCTTGAAATAACCTACCGGATTCCCGTTGCGATATCCAGTCTCACCGTCAGCAAGCCATACTACACCAGCAGCCCGATGAAGATAAGCTCCACCATAACCAACGGCGGTGAGAACGACGTCCAGCTCACCTACACCCTTACAATAGACAACAAGACCGTCGAGAACAAGACGATAACGGTTCCCGGCGGGGGTGAGGTGACCGAGACATACACTTGGTTCACGACCAAAGCGGGCACGCACACGATAAAGGCAGAGATACGTGGAGATGGCTTCTCCGATACGGCAGAGACCGTAATCAACGTGGAGTACAACCCCTACATACTTTTTGCCAGCCTTTCAAGGCTATATGCAAACTTCTTCGAGAGGGAGTATCCCAACGTTCAGGCCCTCTACGAGAACTTCACCGGTACGGTTGACCAGCTCCAGAAGTGCGGTGTTGATCTCGGTGACATCAAAGATGAGGTAAAGACGATAAACGAGGAGTACACCAAAATGCAGAGGGAGTATCAGCGGTACCTCAAGGTAAAGGAGAACCCCCTCTACCAGCGCGTCCAGTACTCGTATCCGATAACGCTCCACATAAGGAAGGCCCTCTTCCTCGAAAGGGACGTTGAAAAGAGGATAAAGAAAGTGCTTCCAATCCTCCAGAGAACCCTTGAGCAGGTTCTGCCGAGTTGCACTGCCCCCACCGGAAACCAGACCAATGTAACGAGCTCGAACGTTACGATAGTCATACCGAAGGTTCTCATAGACCTATCCCACGACCAGTACTACATTAACAAATACGGCTACCAGGGCCTCCTCAACGGTATTGAAAACGAGCTTGGCTGGGAGGTTTACGTGAACCTTGAGCCGCTCACATACGAGAAGCTCAAGAAGTACGATGTCCTCATCCTTACCAATCCAAAGAAGCCCTTAACGAGCGATGAGATAGAAGCCATAAGGGAGTTCGTGCAGAATGGTGGTGGACTTATAGTGTCTGGTGACTGGTACAAGTACGTGAACATCGAGAGCCTAAACGAGCTCCTCCAGGGTACAGGAATACAGTTTGAAAAGACGGAGCTCATGGATGAGGAGGAGAACAGCGGAAGGCCGTACTATCCGTTCGTTGGCATCTATAACAGGGACTCTCCGATAACCAAGTTCATACCCGAAGACTGGAAGATGTACTACAACGGCGACACCCTGATGATAGGTGGAAGCGCTGTTTGGGTCATCAGGGGCTTTGATAGCTCCTACGCTGTTGATGCCGACGGAAACATCGTTTACGAGAAGGGAAGTGAGCCAATCGTTGCAGCGGCAGTAACCTTCGGAAAGGGCAGGATAGTGGCATACGGTTCAAGCAGGACCTTCAGTGACGTCTACTACAGCAAGTACATAAAGAGCAACTGGCCCTTCATCAAGGGAGCCCTGCTCTGGCTGGTCGGCCAGAGCTGATTTCTTCTCCCTTATTTACAGCTCTTTTGGGGGAACTATTATTCCGAGCTCCGTTATTATGCCCCTGATGAACTTCCAGGGGGTAACGTCGAAGAGAATGTTCCTCACCCTGTAGCCCTG
Coding sequences:
- a CDS encoding metalloregulator ArsR/SmtB family transcription factor, with protein sequence MDDLRAQLEELKKRLELLEENIDPVDEVMLSIKARLRRKLEGGKLPELDEEKAAKTLKALANPDRIRILKMLSERPMGFKEIKEALGVESPTVSHHLKLLTKTGMVRKGERYEISPNGRLFLRLLEIITALEEVEE
- a CDS encoding DUF4097 family beta strand repeat-containing protein; the encoded protein is MRMIFENVKEVEIKAVNGRLNIEGWEQSHVEVDYTKYGDVDVKVKQRGSRLIIKEEPKKRFLNFLGKSGWAEINLKVPRDVIINARNVNGELKARGVRFAGATTVNGDIHLENCEAEKLSTVNGGIRAHLRVASFLKASTVNGNLDITLDDLDGDVELSSVNGDVILHLTDLCDAKIVTKSVHGDIEFNGIDPENPVIGIGDYEVKVSTVNGDVMIELV
- a CDS encoding MFS transporter — its product is MSLNRNFWLFAFGRFVSQLGWAVQDVALPLYVLDKTHSGSMMTTFILAEMIPALLVMPFAGVIGDRYNRKHLMVGFDLARGILLFGILAFNFIGIYQLLVVQVVMATMGAFFGASTGAMFPDLVEPDELERANSITSSFNIFARLVGPALGGFIYAIGGIALALLVNAVSFFGSGLFEILIKYEWKAKELEGLGQVVSDIREGVAFIRSNRYLWTLMGFAIFMIAFAQPFGAVLMPYAMREILKFSSYQFGLQQSAFMVGALIGNALIAAKFGKKAGKYIFHALLFDGVMILVFTWLISPFAGLSTASAFLLLAGVNVLWGAVEAFLNVPINSKIQRAVPSEVRGRVFSAMAVLMHSAGPLGLLAVGPLLDRFSAWMVSLGLWVGMGAVVLYYWMKHREILAGEDGSGRGESGENKPGVT
- a CDS encoding cob(I)yrinic acid a,c-diamide adenosyltransferase, whose protein sequence is MSITTKTGDKGLTGLFTGDRVAKYSPIMEANGTIDELDSFLGEAKHYVPEEMADILEKIQVQLYGIMGELASKGKYVKVGEEEVRWMEELIAKYEEEFQMKAFILPGSTIASAKLDICRTIARRAERKVAKLVLDYGFGKNALVYLNRLSDLLFIMARVIEKREGKVKEVR
- a CDS encoding DUF4350 domain-containing protein, with the protein product MRRMAILIVILLVVGAVPFSALKPAAAAVPSKTVQIVASADAYSSYKYGKYYKWYSYHEYKGKYEVAVGNTSYYAKERSYFRFDLSEIPSIADIQSAQVCVYVAYIKYRSPLMNVGIYNITNDWNENYTKPAPVPGELLYNTTLKKGWVCFDVTDYIKGKFPAEKTFSFVLKLVDESISNYAWIYSRENSYDRPHLEITYRIPVAISSLTVSKPYYTSSPMKISSTITNGGENDVQLTYTLTIDNKTVENKTITVPGGGEVTETYTWFTTKAGTHTIKAEIRGDGFSDTAETVINVEYNPYILFASLSRLYANFFEREYPNVQALYENFTGTVDQLQKCGVDLGDIKDEVKTINEEYTKMQREYQRYLKVKENPLYQRVQYSYPITLHIRKALFLERDVEKRIKKVLPILQRTLEQVLPSCTAPTGNQTNVTSSNVTIVIPKVLIDLSHDQYYINKYGYQGLLNGIENELGWEVYVNLEPLTYEKLKKYDVLILTNPKKPLTSDEIEAIREFVQNGGGLIVSGDWYKYVNIESLNELLQGTGIQFEKTELMDEEENSGRPYYPFVGIYNRDSPITKFIPEDWKMYYNGDTLMIGGSAVWVIRGFDSSYAVDADGNIVYEKGSEPIVAAAVTFGKGRIVAYGSSRTFSDVYYSKYIKSNWPFIKGALLWLVGQS